The Paenibacillus macerans genome includes a window with the following:
- the licT gene encoding BglG family transcription antiterminator LicT: MKIAKVINNNVISVLQEDGAELVVMGRGIAFKKKPGDKVDESRIEKVFALKNKQTSDNFKMLLREVPIELIVIVEEIIDYAKKNLPKKLNENIYVSLTDHINFAVERHQQGLEIKNALLWEIKQLYKEEFSIGLKTLERIKLKLGIDLPEDEAAFIAIHIVNAEMNEEVGTTMDITKFIQQIINIVKYHFGTEFEEDSLSYLRFITHLKFFAQRVLKGTHYREDYDNLFDLIKEKHREAAFCAEKIKKFVEKEYSHKLTNEEMLYLTVHIERVVNR, from the coding sequence ATGAAAATAGCCAAGGTCATTAACAACAATGTCATCAGCGTGCTTCAGGAGGACGGGGCGGAGCTGGTGGTCATGGGCAGGGGGATCGCCTTTAAAAAGAAGCCCGGCGATAAGGTCGACGAGAGCCGGATCGAGAAGGTGTTTGCGCTCAAAAACAAGCAGACCTCCGATAATTTCAAAATGCTGCTGCGCGAGGTGCCCATCGAACTGATCGTCATCGTCGAGGAAATTATCGATTATGCCAAGAAGAACCTCCCCAAGAAGCTGAACGAAAATATCTACGTGTCCTTGACCGACCACATCAACTTTGCGGTGGAACGGCATCAGCAGGGGCTAGAGATCAAAAACGCCCTGCTGTGGGAGATCAAGCAGCTGTACAAGGAAGAATTCAGCATCGGCCTGAAGACGCTGGAGCGGATCAAGCTTAAACTGGGCATCGACCTTCCGGAGGACGAAGCGGCCTTTATCGCCATTCATATCGTCAATGCGGAGATGAACGAAGAAGTCGGCACCACGATGGACATCACCAAGTTCATCCAGCAGATTATCAATATCGTCAAATATCATTTCGGGACGGAATTTGAAGAGGATTCGCTGAGCTATTTGCGTTTTATTACGCATCTGAAGTTTTTTGCCCAGCGGGTGCTCAAGGGAACGCACTATAGGGAAGACTATGACAATCTTTTCGATTTGATCAAGGAGAAGCATAGGGAAGCCGCGTTCTGCGCCGAGAAAATCAAAAAGTTCGTGGAAAAAGAGTACAGCCACAAATTAACCAACGAGGAAATGCTTTATTTGACGGTGCATATCGAACGGGTCGTAAACCGTTAA
- a CDS encoding 6-phospho-beta-glucosidase — translation MTGFRFPDNFLWGGAIAANQAEGAYLEGGKGLTLVDLLPTGEQRRSIMKGSVPSFKPLDGEFYPSHEAIDFYHRYKEDIALFAEMGFKALRVSIAWARIFPTGEDAVPNEAGLKFYDDLFDELLRNGIQPVVTLAHFDVPVALIEKYGSWRNRKMVELFERYSKTVLERYKDKVKYWMTFNEINMLLHLPFLGAGLVFEEGDNVKQIQYQAAHHQLVASALAVKACHELIPDAKIGCMLAAGSFYPYTCNPEDVYQGMEKDRESYFFIDVQSRGEYPGYAKRFFRDHGLTIEMEPGDAELLKKHTVDYIGFSYYSSRTTSTDPEVNKKMTSGNVFGSVANPYLDKSEWGWTIDPLGLRITANQLHDRYQKPLFVVENGLGAHDEVTPEGEVNDDYRIDYLKRHLAELGEAIQDGCEILGYTSWGPIDIVSASSGEMRKRYGYIYVDRDNEGKGTLKRIKKKSFGWYKNVIQSNGENLGE, via the coding sequence ATGACCGGTTTTAGATTCCCGGACAACTTTTTATGGGGCGGGGCAATTGCCGCAAACCAGGCTGAAGGCGCTTATCTGGAGGGCGGCAAGGGCCTTACCCTGGTGGATTTGCTGCCGACGGGGGAGCAGAGAAGAAGCATCATGAAAGGCAGCGTTCCGTCGTTTAAGCCGCTGGACGGCGAATTTTATCCGTCCCACGAAGCGATCGATTTTTACCATCGTTACAAGGAAGACATTGCTCTCTTCGCGGAGATGGGCTTTAAGGCGCTGCGCGTCTCGATTGCCTGGGCGCGTATTTTCCCTACCGGGGAAGACGCCGTGCCGAACGAGGCCGGCTTGAAATTTTACGACGACCTGTTCGACGAACTGCTGAGAAACGGCATTCAGCCCGTTGTCACCCTGGCCCATTTTGATGTGCCGGTGGCTTTGATCGAGAAATACGGCAGCTGGAGAAACCGCAAAATGGTCGAGCTGTTCGAAAGATATTCCAAGACGGTGCTGGAACGCTATAAGGACAAAGTGAAATATTGGATGACCTTTAACGAGATCAATATGCTGCTGCACCTGCCGTTTTTGGGCGCGGGCCTCGTATTTGAGGAAGGCGACAACGTCAAGCAAATTCAATATCAGGCGGCGCACCATCAGCTCGTTGCCAGCGCGCTGGCGGTCAAAGCCTGCCATGAGCTGATTCCGGACGCTAAAATCGGCTGCATGCTCGCGGCCGGCAGCTTTTATCCGTATACGTGCAACCCGGAGGACGTGTACCAGGGCATGGAAAAAGACCGCGAATCCTATTTCTTCATCGATGTGCAATCGCGCGGTGAATACCCGGGGTACGCCAAACGCTTTTTCCGCGATCACGGCCTGACTATCGAGATGGAGCCGGGCGACGCGGAGCTTCTGAAAAAACATACCGTCGACTATATCGGCTTCAGCTACTATTCGAGCCGCACGACGAGCACGGATCCCGAAGTGAACAAAAAAATGACCAGCGGCAATGTATTCGGTTCCGTCGCCAACCCTTATCTGGACAAATCCGAGTGGGGATGGACCATCGATCCGCTCGGCCTGCGCATTACGGCCAACCAGCTCCACGACCGTTACCAGAAGCCGCTGTTTGTAGTGGAGAACGGGCTCGGCGCGCACGACGAGGTCACTCCGGAAGGAGAAGTGAACGACGACTACCGGATCGACTATCTGAAGCGCCACCTGGCCGAGCTGGGCGAAGCGATCCAGGACGGATGCGAGATCCTCGGCTATACGAGCTGGGGGCCGATCGACATCGTCAGCGCCTCCTCCGGGGAAATGAGAAAACGCTACGGCTACATCTACGTGGACCGGGACAATGAGGGCAAAGGCACGCTGAAACGGATCAAAAAGAAAAGCTTCGGCTGGTACAAAAACGTCATCCAATCGAACGGCGAAAATCTCGGCGAGTAA
- the ssuE gene encoding NADPH-dependent FMN reductase yields MAKVTIINGSPTPGSRLTAVLSLTEELLGKEGFEVRHLNVGELPPEDLIHTKFESGAIVKANAMVAEADAVVVASPVYQASYTGVLKTFLDLIPQKGLAGKVVLPLFIGGSLAHLLTIDYALKPVLSVLGARYILGGVYTVDSQVVRKEEGGYEIAEELKLRLEENVKELVRETKLRQQSS; encoded by the coding sequence ATGGCAAAAGTTACGATCATTAACGGCAGTCCCACGCCGGGCTCCCGGCTGACGGCTGTCCTTTCCCTGACGGAGGAGCTGCTGGGTAAGGAAGGGTTCGAGGTCCGGCATTTGAATGTCGGCGAGCTGCCGCCGGAAGATTTGATTCATACCAAATTCGAAAGCGGGGCGATCGTCAAGGCGAATGCGATGGTGGCCGAGGCGGACGCGGTGGTTGTGGCCAGCCCGGTATACCAGGCCTCTTATACGGGCGTGCTCAAAACTTTTCTCGATCTGATCCCGCAAAAGGGGCTGGCCGGCAAGGTTGTACTGCCGCTGTTCATCGGAGGCAGCCTGGCTCACCTGCTGACGATCGATTACGCTTTAAAGCCGGTATTGTCCGTGCTGGGCGCCCGCTACATCCTGGGCGGGGTGTATACGGTCGACTCGCAAGTGGTCCGCAAGGAAGAGGGCGGATACGAAATCGCCGAGGAGTTAAAGCTAAGACTGGAGGAGAACGTGAAGGAACTGGTGCGGGAAACGAAGCTGCGCCAGCAGTCGTCTTAG
- a CDS encoding SDR family oxidoreductase, with amino-acid sequence MNPAYPYIGKKTVCKEQPIAFPPQHQAKQPGLESLMRPRPIFENPEYRGSGKLRGKVAVVTGGDSGIGRAVAVAFAKEGADLVIPYLWETSDAEETKRRIEALGRRCQLIEIDLRRKANCERVIHETMRHFGRLDVLVNNHGVQYPQLSIADISEEQLYHTFQTNIFPYFFLVQAALPHLRRGSSIINTASIVAYRGHKTLIDYSATKGAVVSFTRSLALSLIDFGIRVNAVAPGPIWTPLIVSSFSAEEVATFGTDTPIRRAGQPYELAPAYVYLASGDSSYVTGETVHVNGGDMVTA; translated from the coding sequence ATGAATCCCGCGTATCCGTATATCGGCAAAAAAACGGTCTGCAAGGAGCAGCCGATCGCTTTTCCGCCGCAGCATCAGGCAAAACAGCCCGGTCTGGAAAGCTTAATGCGTCCGCGGCCGATTTTCGAAAATCCCGAATACCGCGGCAGCGGCAAATTGCGGGGGAAAGTAGCCGTCGTGACCGGCGGCGACAGCGGCATCGGGCGCGCCGTGGCGGTGGCGTTCGCCAAGGAAGGGGCAGACCTCGTCATCCCTTATTTATGGGAAACCTCCGACGCGGAGGAAACGAAAAGGAGAATTGAAGCGCTGGGGCGGCGCTGCCAGCTCATCGAAATCGATTTGCGCCGCAAAGCCAACTGTGAGCGGGTGATCCATGAAACGATGCGCCACTTCGGGCGGCTCGATGTCCTGGTGAACAACCACGGTGTTCAGTACCCGCAGCTCAGCATCGCCGACATCTCCGAAGAGCAGTTGTACCATACGTTTCAAACAAACATTTTTCCGTACTTTTTCCTCGTGCAAGCCGCCCTGCCCCATCTCCGGCGCGGCAGCTCGATCATCAATACCGCTTCCATCGTCGCTTACAGAGGGCACAAAACACTGATCGATTATTCCGCTACCAAAGGTGCTGTCGTTTCGTTCACCCGTTCCCTGGCCCTTTCCCTGATCGATTTCGGCATCCGCGTCAACGCTGTCGCCCCCGGCCCCATTTGGACGCCGCTCATCGTCTCCAGCTTCTCCGCCGAGGAAGTTGCCACGTTCGGAACGGATACCCCGATCCGCCGCGCCGGGCAGCCGTATGAGCTGGCTCCCGCCTACGTGTACCTGGCCAGCGGCGACTCCTCCTACGTCACCGGCGAAACCGTGCACGTCAACGGCGGCGATATGGTAACGGCCTAG
- a CDS encoding bifunctional ADP-dependent NAD(P)H-hydrate dehydratase/NAD(P)H-hydrate epimerase, giving the protein MRFVTAEQMREIDRHAIVHMGIPSAALMENAGRAIAEEVLAFCRERRQQAGKWSRQWSVDQAAAERIYDDGWDIGVNKPLQAFGPDTRESGARHGDGGNAPIHQLARAGQSGVRVGGSIRGDVRRHGKSAFEGIEPPFGPVCPNAGGFGELGATDGYPEHWLILVGKGNNGGDGLVCARHLADAGVRVGLVYAEAPEKLGGEAALQQRIAEALGLAGAVYAPGAVASARSRGVTGIVDALLGTGAKGAPRGAYASLIREANESGLPIVAADIPSGLDADTGEAHDPCIRARITVCLAFLKAGLTQYPAAKMAGDVIVRYIGIPRELPQGVEAAGFVLTEETLRGELGVDPGLRREADGHKGTYGHVLLAAGSLPLSGAGLLAAKAALRAGCGLATWALPAALLPHVLGAVPELMLAPAASGDAGAWNAAAAGEVLRLLAARDVLAVGPGLGRFPGEDAFLRALWEGAQRPLVVDADALNILAAAGGLAAWKRRDAATVLTPHPGEMARLAGLATAEVQRDRIGLARRFALQHGVTLVLKGARTVVAAPDGRVFVGVTGHPGMATGGSGDVLTGIIAGLLAQGLDAVQAAALGVHLHGLAGERAAAARPGYPASLLAGDIIEAL; this is encoded by the coding sequence ATGAGATTTGTGACAGCGGAGCAAATGCGGGAGATTGACCGGCATGCGATTGTACATATGGGAATTCCGTCGGCCGCGTTAATGGAAAACGCCGGACGTGCGATCGCCGAAGAGGTGCTGGCGTTTTGCCGGGAGCGCCGGCAACAAGCCGGGAAATGGTCAAGACAGTGGAGCGTGGATCAGGCCGCTGCTGAACGAATTTACGATGACGGATGGGACATTGGCGTGAACAAGCCTTTGCAGGCATTTGGACCGGACACCCGCGAGAGTGGGGCCAGACACGGAGACGGAGGTAACGCTCCTATTCATCAGCTTGCGCGGGCGGGCCAATCGGGTGTCCGCGTGGGCGGGTCCATACGGGGAGACGTACGACGGCATGGAAAAAGTGCGTTTGAGGGCATCGAGCCGCCTTTTGGGCCGGTTTGCCCTAACGCTGGAGGCTTTGGCGAACTGGGCGCGACGGACGGGTATCCGGAGCATTGGCTGATCCTGGTCGGCAAAGGGAACAACGGCGGCGACGGCCTGGTGTGCGCCCGGCATTTGGCCGATGCGGGCGTAAGGGTAGGCCTGGTGTACGCCGAAGCGCCGGAGAAGCTCGGCGGCGAAGCGGCTCTGCAGCAGCGCATTGCGGAAGCGCTGGGGCTTGCGGGCGCGGTGTACGCTCCCGGTGCCGTGGCGTCGGCCCGCTCACGAGGCGTGACCGGGATCGTTGACGCGCTGCTCGGCACCGGCGCCAAAGGCGCGCCGCGCGGCGCTTACGCCTCCCTGATCCGGGAGGCGAACGAAAGCGGGCTGCCGATCGTCGCAGCCGACATCCCCAGCGGGCTGGACGCCGATACGGGCGAAGCGCACGACCCGTGCATCCGGGCCCGGATTACGGTATGCCTCGCCTTTTTGAAGGCGGGGTTGACGCAGTATCCGGCGGCCAAGATGGCAGGGGATGTGATCGTCCGCTATATCGGCATCCCCCGGGAGCTGCCGCAGGGCGTGGAGGCAGCGGGATTTGTCCTCACCGAGGAGACGCTGCGCGGCGAGCTCGGGGTGGACCCCGGCCTGCGGCGCGAAGCCGACGGCCACAAGGGCACGTACGGGCACGTGCTGCTCGCTGCGGGCAGCCTGCCGCTGAGCGGCGCCGGCCTGCTCGCCGCCAAAGCCGCGCTCCGCGCCGGCTGCGGGCTGGCGACGTGGGCGCTGCCGGCGGCGCTGCTGCCGCATGTGCTCGGGGCCGTGCCCGAGCTGATGCTGGCGCCGGCCGCCAGCGGCGACGCCGGCGCCTGGAACGCAGCCGCAGCGGGCGAAGTGCTGCGGCTGCTGGCGGCGCGCGATGTGCTCGCGGTCGGCCCGGGGCTGGGCCGTTTCCCGGGCGAGGACGCCTTCCTGCGCGCCTTGTGGGAGGGCGCTCAGCGTCCCCTGGTGGTGGACGCGGACGCTCTCAACATTCTCGCCGCGGCCGGCGGCCTGGCGGCGTGGAAGCGCCGGGACGCGGCGACGGTTCTGACGCCGCATCCCGGCGAAATGGCCCGGCTCGCAGGGCTGGCGACGGCCGAAGTGCAGCGGGACCGCATCGGCCTGGCGCGCCGCTTCGCCCTTCAGCACGGCGTCACGCTCGTGCTGAAGGGAGCGCGCACCGTCGTGGCGGCCCCGGACGGCCGCGTCTTCGTGGGCGTCACCGGGCACCCCGGCATGGCCACTGGGGGATCGGGGGACGTGCTGACGGGCATCATCGCCGGGCTGCTGGCCCAGGGCCTGGACGCCGTTCAGGCGGCGGCGCTTGGCGTGCACCTGCACGGCCTCGCCGGCGAACGCGCCGCTGCCGCCCGGCCTGGATATCCCGCCTCTTTGCTGGCCGGAGACATCATCGAAGCGCTGTAA
- a CDS encoding NAD(P)-dependent oxidoreductase produces the protein MNIALFGATGTIGKRILGEALRRGHDVTAVVRDPSRLAEADLQETGTEMGTAKSKRGTLRVIEGDILMPDSIAKAAEGQDAVISAYGPRFGDEDELQEATRCLIEGTRRGGARRLIAVGGAGSLEVAPGVRLMDTPEFPEEIRPLARAHNEALALYQASDLGWTVICPPAVIEPGIRTGQFRIGLDRLITDERDQSRITVEDYAVALLDEVEDPQFQGARFTVAY, from the coding sequence ATGAATATCGCATTGTTTGGGGCCACGGGCACGATTGGAAAAAGAATTTTGGGTGAAGCGCTGCGGCGCGGTCATGATGTGACGGCGGTGGTGCGCGATCCGTCGCGGCTTGCCGAAGCGGACCTGCAGGAAACGGGAACGGAAATGGGGACGGCGAAAAGCAAACGGGGAACGCTGCGCGTGATCGAAGGGGATATTTTGATGCCCGATTCCATCGCCAAGGCGGCGGAGGGGCAGGATGCCGTCATCAGCGCTTACGGTCCGCGCTTCGGGGATGAGGATGAGCTGCAGGAGGCGACGCGCTGCCTGATCGAAGGGACGAGACGCGGCGGCGCCCGCAGGCTGATCGCCGTTGGAGGCGCGGGAAGCCTTGAGGTTGCGCCGGGCGTCCGGCTGATGGATACGCCGGAGTTTCCGGAGGAGATCCGTCCGCTGGCCAGGGCCCACAACGAAGCGCTGGCGTTGTATCAAGCTTCTGACCTGGGCTGGACGGTAATTTGTCCGCCGGCGGTCATTGAACCCGGCATACGGACGGGGCAGTTCCGGATCGGCCTGGATCGTTTAATCACGGATGAACGGGACCAAAGCCGGATCACCGTCGAGGATTACGCGGTGGCGCTGCTGGACGAGGTCGAAGACCCGCAGTTCCAGGGCGCAAGGTTTACCGTTGCTTATTAA
- a CDS encoding DUF1634 domain-containing protein, protein MNEGHPAEKNRAIEAEIVVSKMLRIGVIVAAAVIIAGLLLFLVTGDSGYPGDTYPTSFGDIAGGLIALKSAAIIQAGLLLLILTPVLRVFVSLFVFLAEKDYRFVLITAVVFVILIASFLLGKAG, encoded by the coding sequence ATGAACGAAGGTCATCCTGCGGAAAAAAACCGCGCCATCGAAGCGGAGATCGTCGTCAGCAAAATGCTGCGGATCGGCGTCATCGTGGCCGCCGCCGTGATCATCGCCGGCCTGCTGCTGTTTTTGGTGACGGGGGACAGCGGCTACCCGGGAGACACGTACCCGACAAGCTTTGGGGACATCGCGGGCGGGCTGATCGCTTTGAAATCGGCCGCCATCATTCAGGCGGGGCTGCTGCTGCTGATCCTGACCCCGGTGCTCCGCGTGTTTGTTTCGCTGTTTGTGTTTTTGGCGGAAAAAGATTACCGCTTCGTGCTGATTACGGCGGTCGTTTTCGTCATTTTGATCGCGAGTTTTTTGCTCGGCAAAGCAGGTTGA
- a CDS encoding sulfite exporter TauE/SafE family protein, producing MTTIVIEIFLIAILAGIVGSILGLGGGIIVTPALTLLFGVDINHAIGASIISVIATSSGSAVAYLRDRITNLRVGMFLEIATTVGAITGAFVGALIAPRVLFFIFALLLLYSAYSMIKKGKEEVPEGVRLHPVAKKLGLQGEYYDKAIGKSVAYNIDRVYEGFGVMYGAGVVSGLLGIGSGSFKVMAMDVFMKMPLKVSTATSNFMMGVTAAASAGIYLLRGDIIPTISAPVALGVLVGATVGSRIMQRLKSKTIRKLFIPVMIYIACQMIYQGWRG from the coding sequence TTGACAACGATCGTTATTGAAATTTTTCTAATCGCCATATTGGCGGGGATCGTGGGCTCAATTCTGGGCCTTGGCGGGGGCATTATCGTTACGCCGGCGCTCACCCTGCTGTTTGGCGTCGACATCAACCATGCGATCGGGGCGAGCATTATATCCGTCATCGCCACGTCCAGCGGCTCGGCGGTGGCTTACCTGCGCGATCGGATCACCAACTTGCGGGTCGGCATGTTTCTGGAGATCGCCACGACGGTCGGCGCAATCACGGGGGCTTTTGTCGGGGCGTTGATCGCGCCGCGGGTTTTATTTTTCATTTTTGCCTTGTTGTTGCTTTATTCGGCTTATTCCATGATCAAAAAAGGCAAGGAGGAAGTGCCGGAGGGCGTCCGGCTTCATCCTGTCGCGAAAAAGCTGGGGCTGCAGGGAGAGTATTACGACAAAGCGATCGGCAAAAGCGTAGCCTACAACATCGACCGGGTCTACGAAGGCTTCGGGGTCATGTACGGGGCGGGCGTCGTTTCCGGCTTGCTCGGGATCGGCAGCGGCAGCTTCAAGGTGATGGCGATGGACGTGTTTATGAAAATGCCGCTGAAGGTGTCCACGGCCACCAGCAACTTTATGATGGGGGTTACGGCGGCGGCCAGCGCGGGCATTTATTTGCTGCGCGGAGACATCATTCCGACCATTTCCGCCCCGGTGGCGCTGGGCGTTCTCGTCGGGGCCACCGTAGGGTCGCGGATCATGCAGCGGCTGAAAAGCAAAACGATCCGCAAGCTGTTTATTCCGGTCATGATTTATATCGCCTGCCAAATGATCTACCAAGGATGGAGGGGGTAA
- a CDS encoding GNAT family N-acetyltransferase, with amino-acid sequence MELNQENQESQEIRVIRDAPSVQDYVKLREQAGLSPRSAEGAEIGLRNSLFAVSLYDPEGLVGMGRVIGDGGCFMQVVDIAVHPDAQGQGLGSRIVGEIVGYLETSAPPLAYVSLIADPPADRLYRKFGFEYTAPQSHGMFMQIGNRA; translated from the coding sequence ATGGAATTGAACCAGGAGAACCAGGAAAGCCAGGAGATCCGGGTCATCCGGGACGCACCGAGCGTACAAGATTACGTCAAGCTCAGGGAGCAAGCGGGATTAAGCCCCCGCAGCGCGGAAGGAGCGGAAATCGGGTTAAGGAACTCACTGTTCGCCGTATCGCTGTATGATCCGGAAGGATTGGTTGGCATGGGACGAGTGATCGGTGATGGAGGCTGTTTTATGCAGGTCGTCGATATCGCCGTCCACCCGGATGCCCAGGGGCAAGGGCTGGGAAGTAGAATCGTGGGGGAAATCGTCGGTTACTTGGAGACAAGCGCGCCGCCGCTGGCCTATGTGAGCCTGATCGCCGATCCGCCGGCGGACCGCTTATACCGGAAGTTCGGTTTTGAATACACGGCGCCCCAGTCGCACGGCATGTTTATGCAAATCGGCAACCGGGCGTAA
- a CDS encoding YezD family protein has product MARPLKVDDVWLERIAGLLGGMEFGSLNIVVHEGQIVQVERTERKRYELSSGSSGSSAGSARTAKSSRHAVKSLRESGSVPN; this is encoded by the coding sequence ATGGCAAGACCACTAAAGGTAGATGATGTCTGGTTGGAACGAATTGCCGGACTGTTGGGCGGAATGGAATTCGGCTCCCTGAACATCGTCGTTCACGAGGGGCAGATCGTGCAAGTCGAACGCACGGAACGCAAGCGGTACGAATTAAGCTCGGGCAGCTCGGGAAGCTCGGCCGGTTCGGCCAGAACTGCCAAATCGTCCCGCCACGCAGTCAAGTCTTTACGCGAATCGGGATCCGTGCCGAACTGA
- the cysW gene encoding sulfate ABC transporter permease subunit CysW gives MAGSVPLAAHKPTAPDRQTRKGSGAVKWVLITLAALVLIWLIVLPLAVVITEALKKGWGVYVEAIRDPDALSALRLTLLVAVITVPLNTIFGVAAAWAITKFKFRGKQLLVTLIDLPFAVSPVIGGLIYVLVYGVHGWFGPWLQEHDIKIIFALPGIILATLFVTFPFVARELIPLMEDQGQQEEEAAVTLGARGFRIFWKVTLPNIKWGLLYGIILCNARAMGEFGAVSVVSGHIRGETNTLPLHVEILYNEYQFSASFAVASLLLMLALVTLLLKSWFTRKSSH, from the coding sequence ATGGCGGGTTCTGTACCGTTAGCTGCCCATAAGCCTACGGCGCCCGATCGCCAGACCCGAAAAGGGTCGGGCGCCGTGAAATGGGTGCTCATCACCCTTGCGGCGCTGGTGCTGATTTGGCTGATCGTGTTGCCGCTGGCCGTCGTAATCACGGAAGCTCTGAAAAAAGGCTGGGGGGTTTACGTGGAAGCCATCCGCGATCCCGACGCCTTGTCGGCGCTGCGGCTGACGCTGCTCGTCGCCGTCATCACCGTTCCGCTGAACACGATTTTCGGCGTGGCGGCCGCCTGGGCGATCACTAAATTCAAATTTCGCGGCAAGCAGTTGCTCGTGACGCTGATCGACCTGCCCTTTGCCGTTTCGCCCGTCATCGGCGGCCTCATTTACGTGCTCGTCTACGGGGTTCACGGCTGGTTTGGGCCATGGCTGCAGGAGCATGACATAAAGATTATTTTTGCGCTGCCGGGCATCATTTTGGCGACCTTGTTCGTCACCTTCCCCTTCGTCGCCAGGGAACTGATTCCGCTTATGGAGGATCAGGGACAGCAGGAGGAAGAAGCCGCGGTAACGCTGGGCGCGCGAGGCTTCCGGATCTTCTGGAAAGTGACGCTCCCGAACATTAAGTGGGGACTGCTGTACGGTATTATTTTGTGCAATGCGAGAGCGATGGGGGAATTTGGCGCCGTGTCCGTCGTATCCGGCCATATCCGTGGGGAAACCAACACGCTGCCGCTGCACGTGGAAATTTTGTATAACGAATACCAGTTTTCCGCTTCGTTTGCGGTGGCGTCCCTGCTGCTGATGCTGGCGCTCGTCACGCTGCTGCTCAAAAGCTGGTTTACCCGCAAAAGCAGCCATTAA
- the cysT gene encoding sulfate ABC transporter permease subunit CysT yields MHSSATKRGVLPGFGLTMGYSVLYLSLIVLIPLSALLLNSTGLTWEKFWDVATDPRVLASYRVSFLTAAAAGLIDAVLGLLLAWVLVRYDFPGKRLFDSMIDLPFALPTAVAGVSLTAIYSSNGWIGSLLEPLGIRIAFTPIGITLALMFIGIPFVVRTVQPVLQDLDAEVEEAAATLGASRFRTFRKVVLPELLPPLLTGFALAFSRGIGEYGSVVFISGNMPMKTEIAPLLIMSKLEQFDYAGATAVALILLLISFVLLLLINSLQRWVRKTAR; encoded by the coding sequence ATGCACAGTAGCGCCACAAAGCGCGGAGTACTGCCCGGATTTGGGCTGACCATGGGATACAGCGTGCTTTATCTGAGCTTGATCGTGCTGATCCCGCTCTCCGCCTTGCTGCTGAATTCTACGGGACTTACCTGGGAAAAGTTTTGGGATGTCGCCACGGATCCGCGGGTCTTGGCCTCTTATCGGGTCAGCTTCCTGACCGCGGCGGCCGCCGGCCTGATCGATGCCGTGCTGGGGCTGCTGCTGGCTTGGGTGCTGGTCAGATACGATTTCCCCGGAAAAAGATTGTTCGACTCCATGATCGATCTTCCCTTTGCGCTGCCCACCGCGGTGGCGGGAGTATCGCTGACGGCGATTTACTCGTCGAACGGCTGGATCGGCTCCTTGCTTGAGCCGCTGGGCATCCGCATTGCGTTTACGCCGATAGGGATTACGCTGGCGCTGATGTTTATCGGCATCCCTTTCGTCGTCCGGACGGTGCAGCCGGTGCTTCAGGACCTCGACGCCGAAGTGGAGGAGGCCGCGGCCACGCTGGGCGCCAGCCGGTTCCGCACGTTCCGCAAAGTCGTGCTGCCCGAGCTGCTGCCGCCGCTGCTCACCGGGTTTGCGCTGGCATTTTCCCGCGGCATCGGGGAGTACGGCTCCGTCGTGTTCATTTCCGGCAACATGCCGATGAAGACGGAAATCGCCCCGCTGCTGATCATGTCGAAGCTGGAACAGTTTGACTACGCCGGTGCGACGGCGGTGGCGCTGATCCTGCTGCTCATCTCGTTCGTGCTGCTGCTGCTGATTAACTCGCTGCAGCGCTGGGTGCGCAAAACCGCGAGATAA